A portion of the Pseudomonas sp. PSE14 genome contains these proteins:
- a CDS encoding alkene reductase, whose translation MDALFEPLQLGELGLANRIVMAPMTRSRADADDAPDALHARYYSQRADAGLIIAEGTYPSVHGKGYCRTPGVATPTQIGAWGRVNAAIGERGGASRVLQLMHVGRAASRHNKPEGAETLAPSAIAARGSLYSDSHGMVPMEVPRALETSEVAGVVDEYRQAALNARAAGFDGVELHCSSGYLPMQFLLAGSNQRSDGYGGSLTRRIRFVVETLEAMAEAIGAGRVGLRICPGNPYNDMQDDDPLATYGALLDAVDPLGLAYLQVSRSPQPGLDAFALARRHFSGALILNDGFEGAGAAHAIVAGQGEAVSFARHFIANPDLVARLREGHPLAGFDRATLYTPGAGGFTDYPVYADAVEVQP comes from the coding sequence CTGGACGCGCTGTTCGAACCGCTGCAACTGGGCGAGCTAGGACTGGCCAACCGCATCGTGATGGCGCCGATGACGCGCAGCCGCGCCGATGCCGACGATGCCCCCGACGCGCTGCACGCTCGCTATTACAGCCAGCGTGCCGACGCCGGATTGATCATCGCCGAAGGCACCTACCCGAGCGTGCACGGCAAGGGTTACTGCCGCACGCCGGGTGTCGCCACGCCCACGCAGATCGGCGCCTGGGGGCGGGTCAACGCCGCCATCGGCGAGCGGGGCGGGGCCAGCCGCGTGCTCCAGCTGATGCACGTCGGCCGGGCGGCCAGCCGCCATAACAAGCCGGAAGGCGCCGAGACGCTGGCACCGTCCGCCATCGCCGCACGCGGCAGCCTGTACAGCGACAGCCACGGCATGGTGCCGATGGAGGTGCCGCGCGCGCTGGAGACCAGCGAGGTCGCAGGCGTCGTCGATGAGTACCGGCAGGCCGCGCTGAACGCCCGCGCGGCCGGCTTCGACGGGGTGGAACTGCACTGCAGCAGCGGCTACCTGCCGATGCAGTTCCTCCTGGCGGGCAGCAACCAGCGCAGCGACGGCTACGGCGGGTCGCTGACGCGACGCATCCGCTTCGTCGTGGAAACCCTCGAAGCCATGGCCGAGGCGATAGGGGCAGGGCGGGTCGGCCTGCGCATCTGCCCGGGCAATCCGTACAACGACATGCAGGACGACGATCCGCTCGCCACCTACGGGGCCTTGCTCGACGCCGTCGATCCGCTGGGCCTGGCCTACCTGCAGGTCAGCCGCTCGCCGCAGCCTGGGCTGGATGCCTTCGCCCTGGCGCGCCGGCACTTCAGCGGTGCGCTGATTCTCAACGACGGCTTCGAGGGCGCGGGCGCCGCCCATGCCATCGTCGCCGGGCAGGGTGAGGCGGTGTCGTTCGCCCGCCATTTCATCGCCAACCCCGACCTGGTGGCGCGCCTGCGTGAGGGCCATCCCCTGGCAGGCTTCGACCGCGCCACCCTCTATACCCCGGGGGCCGGTGGCTTCACCGACTACCCGGTGTACGCCGACGCGGTGGAGGTGCAGCCATGA
- a CDS encoding helix-turn-helix transcriptional regulator, which translates to MHGTDISLDSLSALIDLIYEGATEALPWQQSLERLREALGASYATLILRPAKPGAPGFMVNAGAVSTWAVDAYEGTFYALDPFIDLPSGEVHTVTEILGEDGWRESAFYQQFNAPLDIFHILGADIPGPDGGQCRLRISRSHGAPAFDAADKAFCTRLLSHLQRALSFYERLERSEVERRLYASAVERMRIGTLILDGHKQVLESNQAAQELLAAGDGLQVLEGCLQASVGRDNQALQRLISQAQQRRQPNGPQVAEAIMLTRPSGRPALGVVVQCLPGREQMESGEARVAVFLRDPEQTASVPQQPLRQLFGFAHTHTHTHTHTHTHTHTHTHTHTHTHTHTHTHTHTHTHTHTHTHTHTHTHTHTHTHTHTHTHTHTHTPRPRRSWRRSWPTGCRWRMPARA; encoded by the coding sequence ATGCACGGTACCGATATTTCGCTGGACAGCCTGAGCGCCCTGATCGACCTGATCTACGAAGGCGCCACCGAAGCCCTGCCCTGGCAGCAGAGCCTGGAGCGCCTGCGCGAGGCCCTGGGCGCCAGCTACGCGACCCTGATCCTGCGCCCGGCGAAACCCGGCGCGCCGGGTTTCATGGTGAATGCCGGCGCAGTCTCGACCTGGGCCGTGGACGCTTACGAAGGCACCTTCTACGCCCTCGATCCCTTCATCGACCTACCCTCGGGCGAGGTCCATACGGTGACGGAAATCCTCGGTGAGGACGGTTGGCGCGAATCGGCCTTCTACCAGCAGTTCAACGCCCCGCTGGACATCTTTCACATCCTCGGAGCGGACATCCCCGGCCCCGACGGCGGGCAATGCCGCCTGCGCATCAGCCGCTCGCACGGGGCCCCGGCCTTCGATGCCGCCGACAAGGCGTTCTGCACGCGCCTGCTCTCCCACCTGCAACGCGCCCTGAGCTTCTATGAACGGCTGGAACGCAGTGAGGTGGAGCGGCGCCTGTATGCCTCCGCCGTGGAGCGGATGCGCATCGGCACCCTGATCCTCGACGGCCACAAGCAGGTGCTCGAAAGCAATCAGGCTGCCCAGGAGCTGCTCGCGGCCGGCGACGGCCTGCAAGTGCTCGAAGGCTGCCTGCAAGCCAGCGTCGGCCGCGACAACCAGGCCCTGCAGCGGCTGATCAGCCAGGCCCAGCAACGGCGCCAGCCCAACGGCCCGCAAGTGGCGGAAGCGATCATGCTGACGCGCCCTTCCGGCCGCCCGGCGCTGGGCGTGGTCGTACAGTGCCTGCCGGGCCGGGAACAGATGGAGAGTGGAGAAGCCCGGGTGGCGGTGTTCCTGCGCGATCCCGAACAGACCGCCAGCGTGCCGCAGCAGCCATTGCGCCAACTGTTCGGCTTCGCACACACACACACACACACACACACACACACACACACACACACACACACACACACACACACACACACACACACACACACACACACACACACACACACACACACACACACACACACACACACACACACACACACACACACACACACACACACACACACACACACACACACACACACACACACACACACACACACACACACACCCCGACCGAGGCGGAGCTGGCGGCGCAGCTGGCCAACGGGCTGTCGCTGGAGGATGCCTGCGCGCGCATGA
- a CDS encoding FadD3 family acyl-CoA ligase, with protein MMPARSIPAALVRSARRAPEHIAVDEGDLRLTYGELESRSRQLGKALLALGLTPGERVAVWAPNGHRWLLAALGGLMAGAVLVPLSTRLKAAEAADILRRSGARVLFSVGEFLGSYYPELLAGQVLVDLECTVVIEQARDSDTSWDDFLAGAETIPEAALDARIDALDENSLSDLMFTSGTTGYPKGVLCAHGQNLRLFDNWGETVGLGAEDRYLIVNPFFHAFGFKAGWLAALIRGATILPQRTFDAEEVLRRVERDRVTFLPGPPALYSAMLEHPRRGDFDLSSLRVAVTGAASVPPVLVQRMGSELGFASVLTAYGLTESCGLATLCRPGDDVETVASTCGRPLEGIEIRCVDDEGRALPSGQVGEVLIRGFNLMRGYFNDVQATAEAIDAEGWLHTGDVGAIDERGYLRITDRLKDMFIVGGFNCYPAEVERLMMEHPAVAQVAVIGVPDARQGEVGKAFVILRPDLDLTADALIAWCRQHMANYKVPRHVEFVQSLPLNASGKLLKRDLRTV; from the coding sequence ATGATGCCGGCGCGGAGCATTCCTGCAGCGTTGGTACGCAGCGCGCGTCGCGCTCCCGAGCACATCGCCGTCGACGAGGGCGACCTGCGCCTGACCTACGGCGAGCTGGAAAGCCGCTCCCGGCAGTTGGGCAAGGCCTTGCTCGCGCTGGGCCTGACGCCGGGGGAACGGGTCGCCGTGTGGGCACCGAATGGGCACCGCTGGCTGCTGGCGGCCCTCGGTGGCCTGATGGCCGGCGCGGTGCTGGTGCCGCTGAGCACGCGGCTGAAGGCCGCCGAGGCGGCGGACATCCTGCGGCGCAGCGGCGCGCGGGTGCTGTTCAGCGTCGGCGAGTTCCTCGGCAGCTATTACCCGGAGCTGCTGGCCGGCCAGGTGCTGGTCGATCTGGAGTGCACCGTGGTCATCGAACAGGCGCGCGACAGTGATACCAGCTGGGACGATTTCCTCGCCGGTGCCGAAACGATCCCCGAAGCCGCGCTCGACGCACGCATCGACGCGCTGGACGAGAACAGCCTCAGCGACCTGATGTTCACCTCCGGCACCACCGGCTATCCCAAGGGCGTGCTCTGCGCCCACGGGCAGAACCTGCGGCTGTTCGATAACTGGGGCGAGACTGTCGGCCTTGGCGCCGAGGATCGCTACCTGATCGTCAATCCGTTCTTCCATGCCTTCGGCTTCAAGGCCGGTTGGCTGGCGGCGCTGATCCGTGGCGCGACCATCCTGCCGCAGCGCACCTTCGACGCCGAAGAGGTGTTGCGGCGCGTCGAGCGGGATCGGGTGACCTTCCTGCCCGGACCGCCAGCGCTGTATTCGGCCATGCTGGAACACCCACGGCGCGGCGACTTCGACCTGTCCTCGCTGCGGGTGGCGGTGACCGGCGCTGCCTCGGTGCCGCCGGTGCTGGTGCAGCGCATGGGCAGTGAGCTGGGCTTCGCCAGCGTGCTGACCGCCTACGGCCTGACCGAGAGTTGCGGGTTGGCGACCCTGTGCCGGCCCGGTGATGACGTAGAGACTGTGGCCAGCACCTGCGGCCGGCCTCTGGAGGGCATCGAGATCCGCTGCGTGGACGACGAGGGGCGGGCGCTGCCCAGCGGCCAGGTGGGGGAGGTGCTGATCCGGGGCTTCAACCTGATGCGCGGCTACTTCAACGACGTACAGGCCACCGCCGAAGCCATCGACGCCGAGGGTTGGTTGCATACCGGTGATGTGGGTGCCATCGACGAGCGGGGGTACCTCAGGATCACCGATCGCCTCAAGGACATGTTCATCGTCGGCGGCTTCAACTGCTACCCGGCCGAGGTAGAGCGCCTGATGATGGAACATCCGGCGGTGGCGCAGGTGGCGGTGATCGGCGTTCCCGACGCCCGCCAGGGGGAGGTGGGCAAGGCGTTCGTGATACTGCGCCCCGACCTCGACCTGACGGCGGATGCGCTGATCGCCTGGTGCCGGCAGCACATGGCCAACTACAAGGTTCCGCGCCATGTCGAGTTCGTCCAGAGCCTGCCGCTGAACGCCTCGGGCAAGCTGCTCAAGCGCGATTTGCGCACGGTGTGA
- a CDS encoding SDR family NAD(P)-dependent oxidoreductase: MTGRLQDKVALISGAGTGIGAAAAQLFAAQGARVMLCGRRREPLEQVVAQIRAQGGEADWVQADVTDEASVDNAVAATVERFGQLDVMVNNAVNYTWGTLSGLETSEWHKCLRGSLDVAFFGTRAAFRAMQGRGGSIVNLGSVAGLLGSPGLSAYGAAKAGVLNFSRAVALEGAMQKIRVNVVIPGIVWSEGTREAMRNPQMAEGTARAVPLGRIGEPEEVANAILFLASDEASYITGQSLVVDGGKTCELNVGATDYTSATSTEIRAAAQEA; this comes from the coding sequence ATGACTGGACGACTGCAAGACAAAGTGGCGCTGATCAGTGGCGCCGGTACCGGCATTGGCGCGGCGGCGGCGCAGCTGTTCGCCGCCCAGGGCGCGCGGGTGATGCTCTGTGGCCGTCGCCGCGAGCCGCTGGAGCAGGTGGTGGCGCAGATCCGCGCCCAGGGCGGCGAGGCCGACTGGGTGCAGGCCGACGTCACCGACGAGGCCTCGGTGGACAACGCCGTGGCGGCGACGGTGGAGCGCTTCGGGCAGCTCGATGTGATGGTCAACAACGCCGTGAACTACACCTGGGGCACGCTCTCCGGGCTGGAAACCTCCGAGTGGCACAAGTGCCTGCGCGGCAGTCTCGACGTGGCCTTCTTCGGCACCCGCGCGGCGTTTCGCGCCATGCAGGGGCGCGGCGGCTCCATCGTCAACCTCGGTTCGGTGGCCGGGCTGCTCGGTAGCCCCGGACTGAGCGCCTACGGCGCGGCCAAGGCCGGCGTACTGAATTTCAGCCGCGCGGTGGCCCTTGAAGGGGCGATGCAGAAGATCCGCGTCAACGTGGTGATCCCTGGCATAGTCTGGAGCGAGGGTACCCGCGAGGCCATGCGCAATCCGCAGATGGCCGAGGGCACCGCCCGCGCCGTGCCGCTGGGGCGCATCGGCGAACCGGAGGAGGTGGCCAACGCGATCCTCTTCCTGGCTTCCGACGAGGCCTCCTACATCACCGGCCAGAGCCTGGTGGTGGATGGTGGCAAGACCTGTGAACTGAATGTGGGCGCCACCGACTACACCTCGGCGACTTCGACTGAAATCCGCGCGGCCGCCCAGGAGGCATGA
- a CDS encoding helix-turn-helix transcriptional regulator, producing the protein MEDACARMSISRNTAKSHLRAIFGKAGVNRQSELACTLHGSVAFLCGNPSAG; encoded by the coding sequence CTGGAGGATGCCTGCGCGCGCATGAGCATCAGCCGCAACACGGCCAAGTCGCACCTGCGGGCGATCTTCGGCAAGGCCGGGGTCAACCGGCAGAGCGAACTGGCGTGCACGCTGCACGGCAGCGTTGCCTTTCTCTGCGGCAATCCCTCGGCCGGCTGA
- a CDS encoding nuclear transport factor 2 family protein, with protein MNEVSLEQRLDRLESLEQIRMLPAKYALALDMRDLDAWVGLFPEDVRVGKDQVGRAHLKAWMDDTLRLQFSTTSHHIGGHIIEFRDADNASGVVYSKNEHEAGPEWVIMQMLYWDDYQRIDGRWYFRRRLPCYLYATDLNRPPIGEKKMRWPGREPYDGSWHDLWPTWKAFWSAKPDDALPQVAEPAPLEQFLDTMRRGSSAPRIKVR; from the coding sequence ATGAATGAAGTGAGCCTGGAGCAGCGCCTGGATCGCCTGGAGTCGCTGGAACAGATCCGCATGCTGCCGGCCAAATACGCCCTGGCCCTGGATATGCGCGACCTCGATGCCTGGGTCGGGTTGTTCCCGGAGGACGTGCGGGTCGGCAAGGACCAGGTCGGCCGCGCCCACCTCAAGGCCTGGATGGACGACACCCTGCGCCTGCAGTTCAGCACCACCTCGCACCATATCGGCGGGCACATCATCGAGTTCCGCGACGCCGACAACGCCAGCGGCGTGGTCTATTCGAAGAACGAGCACGAAGCTGGCCCGGAGTGGGTGATCATGCAGATGCTCTACTGGGACGACTACCAGCGCATCGACGGGCGCTGGTACTTCCGCCGCCGCCTGCCGTGCTACCTCTACGCCACCGACCTGAACCGCCCGCCGATTGGCGAGAAGAAGATGCGCTGGCCGGGCCGCGAACCCTATGACGGCTCCTGGCACGACCTCTGGCCGACCTGGAAGGCCTTCTGGAGCGCCAAGCCCGACGATGCCCTGCCGCAGGTGGCCGAGCCGGCGCCGCTGGAGCAGTTCCTCGACACCATGCGCCGGGGTTCCAGCGCACCGCGGATCAAGGTGCGCTGA
- a CDS encoding SDR family NAD(P)-dependent oxidoreductase, which produces MKLKDKVALVTGAGSGMGRATAVLFAEQGASVVLADIDGAAAESARQALTGSERCMAAACDIADGVAVERLFAAVRERYGRLDVLVNNAGLGQVPGDGFEHYQRRLGERTAQLAAGQEPDVFTDMIVDLTDDGWQRIHKINLDGAFHCSRAAVRLMIACGSRGSIVNIASLSALTGEGPLAYCASKAALLGFSKCLARDLGPRGIRVNTVCPGPTRTPMMQSISREWAQALERAIPLGRMLEPEEIAQTCLFLASDDSSAFTGQTLAASGGMLML; this is translated from the coding sequence ATGAAACTCAAGGACAAAGTCGCGCTGGTGACCGGCGCGGGCTCGGGCATGGGGCGCGCCACCGCCGTCCTGTTCGCCGAGCAGGGCGCCAGCGTGGTGCTGGCGGATATCGATGGCGCGGCGGCGGAAAGCGCCCGGCAGGCTTTGACGGGTAGCGAGCGCTGCATGGCGGCGGCCTGCGACATCGCTGACGGCGTGGCCGTGGAACGGCTGTTCGCGGCGGTGCGCGAGCGCTACGGCCGGCTCGATGTGCTGGTCAACAACGCCGGTCTCGGCCAGGTGCCGGGCGATGGCTTCGAGCACTACCAGCGGCGGCTGGGCGAGCGCACTGCGCAGCTCGCCGCGGGGCAGGAGCCGGATGTATTCACCGACATGATCGTCGACCTCACCGATGACGGCTGGCAGCGCATCCACAAGATCAACCTCGACGGCGCCTTCCACTGCAGCCGCGCGGCGGTGCGCCTGATGATCGCCTGCGGCAGCCGTGGCTCGATCGTCAACATCGCCAGCCTGTCGGCGCTGACCGGCGAGGGGCCGCTGGCCTACTGCGCGTCCAAGGCGGCGCTGCTCGGCTTCTCCAAGTGCCTGGCGCGCGACCTCGGGCCGCGCGGCATCCGCGTCAACACGGTGTGCCCGGGGCCGACCCGCACGCCGATGATGCAATCCATTTCCCGCGAATGGGCCCAGGCCCTGGAGCGCGCGATACCCCTGGGACGAATGCTGGAGCCGGAGGAGATCGCGCAGACCTGTCTGTTCCTCGCCAGCGACGATTCCAGCGCTTTCACCGGACAAACCCTCGCCGCCAGCGGCGGCATGTTGATGCTTTGA
- a CDS encoding SDR family NAD(P)-dependent oxidoreductase, translated as MNIQLNSPASPVVVTGGASGIGLACAEALAAVGRPVAIWDLQAENASEVATRLGETFGVRCLGLGIDLCDASAIAPALVASRTALGAPGGLVHAAGMVDQSGIEQLTVERWNRVLDVNLRAMALLVQEMLPDLRANPGSSVVGIASINAALGNGLIPSYSASKGGLLSLVRSLADALGADGIRVNSVSPGQILTPMVEPIAKANPGVFERRILLGRLGRPDEVARVVRFLLSDEAGYINAAEIVVDGGNISSQR; from the coding sequence ATGAATATCCAGCTCAATTCCCCCGCCAGCCCGGTGGTGGTGACCGGCGGCGCTTCCGGCATCGGCCTGGCCTGCGCCGAGGCGCTCGCCGCCGTCGGCCGCCCCGTGGCCATCTGGGACCTGCAGGCCGAGAACGCCTCCGAAGTCGCCACGCGCCTGGGCGAAACCTTCGGCGTGCGCTGCCTGGGTCTGGGCATCGACCTGTGCGACGCCTCGGCCATCGCGCCGGCCCTGGTGGCGTCCCGCACGGCACTGGGTGCGCCGGGCGGCCTGGTGCATGCCGCCGGCATGGTCGACCAGAGCGGCATCGAGCAACTCACCGTAGAGCGCTGGAACCGAGTGCTCGACGTCAACCTGCGGGCCATGGCGCTGCTGGTCCAGGAAATGCTGCCCGACCTGCGCGCCAATCCGGGTTCCTCGGTGGTCGGCATCGCCTCGATCAACGCCGCCCTGGGCAACGGCCTGATCCCGTCCTACAGCGCTTCCAAGGGCGGCCTGCTGTCGCTGGTGCGCTCCTTGGCCGATGCGCTGGGTGCCGACGGCATTCGGGTCAACTCGGTGTCGCCGGGGCAGATCCTCACGCCGATGGTGGAGCCGATCGCGAAAGCCAACCCCGGTGTGTTCGAGCGGCGCATCCTACTCGGCCGCCTTGGCCGCCCCGATGAAGTGGCGCGCGTAGTGCGCTTCCTGCTGTCCGATGAGGCCGGCTACATCAACGCCGCGGAAATCGTCGTCGACGGCGGCAACATTTCCTCGCAGCGCTGA
- a CDS encoding transcription initiation protein, translating into MAKYLISFPSAAMIVPDGELEAVSRDAHAVIDEAKAAGVYVFGGGIDEDVPPMLVSADGSVVKGGYPWAPPLNGGFTVLELPSLEEAVAWAARIAKACRCQQELRVFGFDPRS; encoded by the coding sequence ATGGCCAAATACCTGATTTCCTTCCCCAGCGCGGCAATGATTGTCCCCGACGGCGAGTTGGAGGCAGTAAGCCGCGACGCGCACGCAGTAATCGATGAGGCGAAGGCCGCCGGCGTATATGTCTTTGGCGGCGGCATCGACGAAGACGTGCCGCCCATGCTTGTCTCGGCTGACGGTTCGGTCGTCAAGGGCGGCTACCCTTGGGCTCCCCCGCTGAACGGCGGCTTCACCGTGCTGGAACTGCCCTCTCTCGAGGAGGCCGTCGCATGGGCCGCGCGTATTGCGAAAGCCTGCCGCTGCCAACAGGAGCTCCGCGTCTTCGGGTTCGATCCGAGGTCTTAA
- a CDS encoding Rieske 2Fe-2S domain-containing protein: MESPTNAPALYPQRFARGWHCLGLAADFADGKPHRLDIFGTRPVAYRGEDGTIRILDGYCPHMGADLSGGEVRGNDVVCPFHHWQWGADGKCTAIPYCQRIPPRARIKAWPTLEENRLLFVWHDAEGGAPDPAVRIPRIEACFSQEWTDWRMRKMVIQTNCRELVDNLADCAHFGPVHGSPASYFCNTFDGHIGYQMFQGEESELLGSGLRADSAYFGPAYHVTRMSAQTGGQTIDTLLLNCHVPIDQNSFELRYAVKVRKQPGFSEEQNLAIAEAYAEQAHKSFFQDVEIWHGKRRIDKPLLCDGDGPVYQLREWYEQFYTDVAALPAPTLKVFERHASGWRQLNEVPEQARSQLHLI; this comes from the coding sequence ATGGAATCGCCGACCAATGCGCCCGCACTCTACCCGCAACGCTTCGCCCGTGGCTGGCACTGCCTGGGCCTGGCCGCTGACTTTGCCGACGGCAAACCGCATCGCCTGGACATCTTCGGCACCCGTCCGGTCGCCTATCGCGGCGAGGACGGCACCATTCGCATCCTCGACGGCTACTGCCCGCACATGGGCGCCGATCTCAGCGGTGGCGAGGTGCGTGGCAACGACGTGGTGTGCCCGTTCCACCATTGGCAGTGGGGCGCCGACGGCAAGTGCACGGCCATCCCGTACTGCCAGCGCATTCCGCCACGCGCACGGATCAAGGCCTGGCCGACCCTGGAGGAAAACCGCCTGCTGTTCGTCTGGCACGACGCCGAGGGTGGCGCGCCCGATCCGGCGGTGCGCATTCCGCGCATCGAGGCCTGCTTCTCGCAGGAGTGGACCGACTGGCGCATGCGCAAGATGGTGATCCAGACCAATTGCCGCGAGCTGGTGGACAACCTCGCCGACTGCGCGCATTTCGGCCCGGTGCACGGCTCGCCGGCCAGCTACTTCTGCAACACTTTCGACGGCCATATCGGCTACCAGATGTTCCAGGGCGAGGAGAGCGAGCTGCTCGGCAGCGGTCTTCGTGCCGACAGCGCCTACTTTGGTCCGGCCTATCACGTCACCCGGATGAGTGCGCAGACCGGTGGCCAGACCATCGACACGCTGCTGCTCAACTGCCACGTGCCGATAGACCAGAACAGCTTCGAGCTGCGTTACGCAGTCAAGGTGCGCAAGCAGCCGGGTTTCTCCGAGGAGCAGAACCTGGCCATTGCCGAGGCCTATGCCGAGCAGGCGCACAAGTCGTTCTTCCAGGACGTGGAGATCTGGCACGGCAAGCGCCGCATCGACAAGCCGCTGCTGTGCGATGGCGACGGCCCGGTGTACCAGCTGCGCGAGTGGTACGAGCAGTTCTATACCGACGTCGCCGCACTGCCGGCGCCAACCCTCAAGGTCTTCGAGCGTCACGCCAGCGGCTGGCGCCAGCTCAACGAAGTGCCCGAGCAGGCGCGCAGCCAGCTGCACCTGATCTGA